A portion of the Salmo trutta chromosome 1, fSalTru1.1, whole genome shotgun sequence genome contains these proteins:
- the LOC115196872 gene encoding uncharacterized protein LOC115196872 isoform X2, with translation MAEGLGGLQSRSKADLVAMVLSMQREMDNLREQIRCLTACGKLARNLEALIERTEVWSSSTDRRTTSPSMPEILVRSGAMTTSALLASPGVLNGCWAAKLEPLHPHQNGQPPGSHEGGSQINGPPLYQEFITAELLDRCNTGTTAQKLTNDLLRGLYERDCLASHSISGIVNNKRGQPKPALPADEIQAILRAVQHYFPGKTDSEIKGYIRQKLQNEAKRLRKKPHLAVKVEPEAGAEGAETTFYT, from the exons ATGGCAGAG GGTCTTGGAGGCCTACAGTCACGTTCAAAGGCTGACCTGGTTGCCATGGTGCTGAGCATGCAGCGAGAGATGGACAACCTGAGGGAGCAAATCAGATGCCTCACAG CGTGTGGAAAGTTGGCACGTAACCTGGAGGCCCTGATCGAGAGGACGGAGGTGTGGTCAAGCAGCACGGACCGCAGAACTACATCTCCCAGCATGCCTGAGATCCTGGTGAGGAGTGGTGCCATGACAACGTCGGCCCTGCTGGCCTCTCCAGGGGTGCTGAACGGGTGCTGGGCGGCCAAACTAgagcccctccacccccaccagaATGGACAACCTCCTGGGTCTCATGAGGGGGGTTCCCAGATCAACGGACCACCTCTCTATCAGGAG TTCATCACTGCGGAGCTGCTTGACCGCTGTAACACGGGGACCACTGCCCAGAAGCTGACCAATGACCTGCTCCGGGGCCTCTATGAGAGAGACTGCCTGGCCTCTCACTCCATCTCCGGCATCGTCAACAACAAGAGGGGCCAACCCAAGCCTGCCCTGCCTGCAGACGAGATCCAGGCAATACTGA GGGCGGTGCAGCACTACTTCCCAGGGAAGACGGACTCGGAGATCAAGGGCTACATCCGCCAGAAGCTGCAGAACGAAGCCAAGCGGCTCCGCAAGAAGCCTCATCTGGCCGTGAAGGTGGAGCCAGAGGCCGGGGCTGAGGGGGCGGAGACTACTTTCTACACCTAA
- the LOC115196872 gene encoding uncharacterized protein LOC115196872 isoform X1, with amino-acid sequence MRRKTIAKRIFDLEYEEEEEEDPKYEDFGNTTSHSQPLCHRLQKRRKHTHPVNENVEENPPCNIALQKLKTRVPVSDNPSVERIEEGDFMAEGLGGLQSRSKADLVAMVLSMQREMDNLREQIRCLTACGKLARNLEALIERTEVWSSSTDRRTTSPSMPEILVRSGAMTTSALLASPGVLNGCWAAKLEPLHPHQNGQPPGSHEGGSQINGPPLYQEFITAELLDRCNTGTTAQKLTNDLLRGLYERDCLASHSISGIVNNKRGQPKPALPADEIQAILRAVQHYFPGKTDSEIKGYIRQKLQNEAKRLRKKPHLAVKVEPEAGAEGAETTFYT; translated from the exons ATGAGAAGGAAAACAATAGCAAAGCGCATTTTCGACCTCGAatatgaagaagaggaggaggaagaccccAAATATGAAGACTTTGGCAACACGACATCGCACAGCCAGCCTCTATGT CACAGACTGCAGAAGAGAAGAAAGCACACACACCCGGTGAATGAGAACGTAGAAGAGAATCCACCATGCAACATCGCTCTCCAGAAGTTGAAAACAAGG GTACCAGTGTCTGACAACCCCAGTGTGGAACGCATAGAGGAGGGTGACTTCATGGCAGAG GGTCTTGGAGGCCTACAGTCACGTTCAAAGGCTGACCTGGTTGCCATGGTGCTGAGCATGCAGCGAGAGATGGACAACCTGAGGGAGCAAATCAGATGCCTCACAG CGTGTGGAAAGTTGGCACGTAACCTGGAGGCCCTGATCGAGAGGACGGAGGTGTGGTCAAGCAGCACGGACCGCAGAACTACATCTCCCAGCATGCCTGAGATCCTGGTGAGGAGTGGTGCCATGACAACGTCGGCCCTGCTGGCCTCTCCAGGGGTGCTGAACGGGTGCTGGGCGGCCAAACTAgagcccctccacccccaccagaATGGACAACCTCCTGGGTCTCATGAGGGGGGTTCCCAGATCAACGGACCACCTCTCTATCAGGAG TTCATCACTGCGGAGCTGCTTGACCGCTGTAACACGGGGACCACTGCCCAGAAGCTGACCAATGACCTGCTCCGGGGCCTCTATGAGAGAGACTGCCTGGCCTCTCACTCCATCTCCGGCATCGTCAACAACAAGAGGGGCCAACCCAAGCCTGCCCTGCCTGCAGACGAGATCCAGGCAATACTGA GGGCGGTGCAGCACTACTTCCCAGGGAAGACGGACTCGGAGATCAAGGGCTACATCCGCCAGAAGCTGCAGAACGAAGCCAAGCGGCTCCGCAAGAAGCCTCATCTGGCCGTGAAGGTGGAGCCAGAGGCCGGGGCTGAGGGGGCGGAGACTACTTTCTACACCTAA